The Clostridium cylindrosporum DSM 605 genome includes the window CAGCAATGCTTCTTACTTCTTTAGCTCTTGATTCTGTAGTTGTTATTCTTCCGTCTTCTGACTTAAAGAAGCTAGTTACAAGATTTCTTAGCATAGCTCTTCTTTGGTCAGTTGGACGACCTAGCTTACGGTATCCTGCCACTTAAATCCCTCCTATTCGTCGTTTTTTCTTAAATCAAAGCCTAGACCCTTTAGTTTTTGCTCTACTTCTTCTAGAGACTTTTTACCAAGGTTTCTAACCTTCATCATATCTTCTTCTGATTTTTGAACTAGTTCATAAACACTGTTGATTCCTGCTCTCTTTAGGCAGTTATATGATCTAACAGATAAATCTAGCTCTTCAATGGTCATTTCAAGGAATTTGTCTTTTTTGTCTTCTTCCTTCTCTACCATTATTTCAACATTATCATCGTGTCCTCCAAGGCTTAGGAACAGTTTAAAGTGTTCAATAAGTATCTTAGATGATATGCTTATAGCCTCATCTGGAGTTATTGATCCATTAGTCCATATCTCAAGAGTTAACTTATCATAGTCAGTAATTTGACCAACACGAGTATTTTCAACTGAGTAGTTTACTCTCTTAATTGGGGTATAGATTGAGTCTACAGGTATAACCCCTATAGGTTGATTAGTAGACTTATTCTTTTCCGCTGGAACATAACCTCTACCTCTGTCAATAGCAAGTTCCATATAAAGTCTTCCGCCCTCACTAACGGTAGCTATGTAGTGATCTTTATTAACAATCTCTACTCCACCATCAGACTTTATATCATCCCCTGTTACAACAGCTGGCCCAACTACATCTATAACAGCAGTCTTTGGAACTTCTCCTTCAACTTTAACTGCTAGACCCTTAATGTTAAGGATGATTTCCATTGCATCTTCTT containing:
- a CDS encoding DNA-directed RNA polymerase subunit alpha, with product MLEIEKPRLECVESAEDGSYAKFVIEPLERGYGTTLGNSMRRMLLSSLPGAAVNSIKVEGVLHEFSTIPNVKEDAMEIILNIKGLAVKVEGEVPKTAVIDVVGPAVVTGDDIKSDGGVEIVNKDHYIATVSEGGRLYMELAIDRGRGYVPAEKNKSTNQPIGVIPVDSIYTPIKRVNYSVENTRVGQITDYDKLTLEIWTNGSITPDEAISISSKILIEHFKLFLSLGGHDDNVEIMVEKEEDKKDKFLEMTIEELDLSVRSYNCLKRAGINSVYELVQKSEEDMMKVRNLGKKSLEEVEQKLKGLGFDLRKNDE